From one Dermacentor variabilis isolate Ectoservices chromosome 3, ASM5094787v1, whole genome shotgun sequence genomic stretch:
- the LOC142575527 gene encoding uncharacterized protein LOC142575527, producing the protein MFFGASDQQASATMSSLENVQSLQDKLLMLNLLTTSQLSKSLSAFASQLDPQNVVRFFKCMESSCDFCTDKEDNFKDHLRVHVDLAHCTYCNEVAVNEQQLVEHMVTEHGSCRFQCALCFYRSQTVTHMRVHGIMVHSSKAVFWYMCKEKAPLNPKLVGHEKDHIGGYMCKDCSFKSHCTERFFEHLAVIHSGFFTVPCHICSAQMDSPNSLIDHYTEMHNIHAFHCLYCDFGSQFDWDVIVHVTMCHPAKPFKIFCRGKELPPSFRTLKDLEKSNINDGIPASFSSLSPPHSLKDEWQQSTQDKKPSLDLNVDVKVPVKNDLLGKYGNTGKDGLTSVFAMSETKCKCGAIFNDVAMFFQHLTEKHAQEHRFDCPKCMQLKSASVDDLFAHFVDLHTAFLRCCYKSCVFLGESQQGIDDHVIQVHQHFDLPQEEATEADHEETYPHTGSGIPCPDSLECNEKKGEHLLESGVVYTCSLCCQTEMEPLDYFRHMSLGHGIKFFCGHCKKGYKLWKQMMMHHSRCHLELELSVKSFERNKVKDVTSELQSDCNNEGQGGVENKLAKIKDIELKAAGNPARSTVAMKPSKRGFRMTVPRSATRIYPRKRHISSLSTALHYARAHKKTLLSSSEGSKHDLDKFRLLQPIPSGKIHATCIQQKKDKGHLSYFIAGQQKHPDEFRQTDQTKPENNRSAFVSPCASGSSVPQMEAKKLPITASAHHKRGPSQENAEKARQPRSDCKPSFFCGHCFKSYRLLKPLITHQKTVHCGLPFAIRKLHMEKLEDITNDDVVKKYRDMATTKNVQPGDSILVREEVCKVPSSDDADDADFEQSSCESAKSPSPKVKQKWRRIKLAYSESEDDEACSASQLSSREGFSYYGKPVEPIDFENIYVRFYDGDFRIVYYQLAGIVNVCPIVLVRKEIIM; encoded by the exons ATGTTTTTCG GTGCCAGTGACCAGCAAGCTTCAGCCACGATGAGCTCTTTGGAGAATGTGCAATCGCTGCAGGACAAACTTCTCATGCTCAACCTTTTGACAACGTCTCAACTCAGCAAGAGCCTCAGCGCATTTGCAAGCCAACTGGACCCTCAAAATGTTGTACGGTTCTTCAAATGCATGGAAAGCTCTTGTGACTTTTGCACTGATAAGGAAGACAACTTCAAGGATCATTTGCGTGTTCATGTCGACCTTGCTCACTGCACCTACTGCAATGAGGTTGCTGTGAATGAGCAACAGCTGGTTGAGCACATGGTAACAGAACATGGTTCTTGCAGATTCCAGTGTGCATTGTGCTTTTACAGGTCACAGACAGTGACTCATATGCGAGTCCATGGCATAATGGTGCACAGCTCTAAGGCTGTGTTCTGGTACATGTGCAAGGAGAAGGCACCACTCAACCCTAAGCTTGTTGGCCATGAAAAAGATCATATTGGTGGTTACATGTGCAAGGACTGCAGCTTCAAGAGCCACTGCACAGAACGCTTTTTTGAACATCTTGCAGTCATTCATTCAGGTTTTTTTACTGTTCCTTGTCACATTTGTTCTGCACAAATGGACAGTCCAAACTCTCTCATTGACCATTATACAGAAATGCACAACATACATGCATTTCACTGCCTTTATTGTGACTTTGGGAGCCAATTTGACTGGGATGTGATTGTCCATGTGACCATGTGCCATCCAGCTAAGCCTTTCAAGATTTTCTGCCGTGGAAAGGAGCTGCCACCATCCTTCAGGAcactgaaagacctagaaaagtCAAACATAAACGATGGCATTCCTGCCAGTTTCAGCAGTCTTTCACCACCTCACAGTCTCAAAGATGAATGGCAACAAAGTACTCAAGACAAGAAACCCAGTCTCGACTTGAATGTTGATGTCAAAGTACCAGTTAAAAATGATTTGCTAGGAAAATATGGCAACACTGGAAAGGACGGGCTTACATCTGTATTCGCTATGTCAGAAACCAAATGCAAATGCGGTGCTATTTTCAATGATGTTGCCATGTTTTTTCAACACCTGACTGAGAAACATGCACAGGAACATCGTTTTGACTGCCCCAAGTGCATGCAGCTAAAAAGTGCCTCTGTGGATGATTTGTTTGCACACTTTGTGGACTTGCACACTGCCTTTCTTCGTTGCTGCTACAAGAGCTGTGTCTTTCTTGGTGAGAGCCAGCAGGGTATTGACGACCATGTAATCCAAGTACACCAGCATTTCGATTTGCCCCAAGAGGAAGCCACAGAGGCTGATCATGAAGAAACTTACCCCCATACCGGAAGTGGCATACCATGTCCAGATTCTCTTGAGTGTAATGAAAAAAAGGGTGAGCACCTCCTAGAAAGTGGTGTTGTTTATACTTGCAGCCTCTGTTGCCAGACTGAAATGGAGCCATTAGACTATTTTCGACACATGTCACTGGGTCATGGCATTAAGTTCTTCTGTGGTCATTGCAAAAAGGGCTACAAACTGTGGAAACAGATGATGATGCATCACAGCCGCTGTCACTTGGAGTTGGAGCTTTCAGTGAAGAGCTTTGAAAGAAATAAGGTGAAAGATGTGACTTCAGAATTGCAGTCAGACTGCAATAATGAAGGGCAGGGTGGAGTGGAgaacaaattggcaaaaatcaaggATATAGAACTAAAGGCTGCCGGGAATCCAGCACGAAGCACAGTTGCCATGAAGCCCTCCAAACGTGGCTTCAGGATGACAGTGCCAAGGTCTGCAACAAGAATTTATCCTCGCAAGCGTCACATTTCTTCACTGTCAACAGCTTTGCATTATGCCCGCGCACACAAAAAAACTTTGCTCTCATCATCAGAGGGGTCCAAACATGATCTAGATAAATTCAGACTTCTGCAGCCAATTCCTTCGGGGAAAATTCATGCCACCTGTATTCAGCAAAAAAAAGACAAGGGTCATTTAAGCTACTTCATAGCTGGTCAACAAAAACATCCTGATGAGTTTAGGCAGACAGATCAGACAAAGCCTGAAAACAACAGAAGTGCCTTTGTGTCTCCATGTGCCAGTGGATCAAGTGTTCCACAAATGGAAGCCAAGAAATTGCCTATCACTGCCTCTGCCCACCACAAGAGAGGCCCATCACAGGAAAATGCGGAAAAGGCTCGACAACCCAGGAGCGACTGCAAACCATCCTTCTTTTGTGGCCATTGCTTCAAGAGTTACAGATTGTTGAAGCCTCTTATAACACACCAAAAAACTGTTCATTGTGGACTGCCATTTGCCATTAGGAAATTGCATATGGAGAAGCTAGAAGACATCACAAATGATGATGTAGTCAAGAAGTACAGAGACATGGCCACTACAAAAAATGTCCAGCCAGGTGACTCAATTTTAGTTAGGGAGGAGGTTTGTAAAGTGCCTAGCAGTGATGATGCTGACGATGCTGACTTTGAACAGAGCAGTTGTGAAAGTGCAAAAAGTCCCAGTCCCAAggtaaaacaaaaatggcggcgcatTAAATTAGCGTATAGTGAATCTGAGGATGACGAAGCCTGTAGTGCCTCCCAACTTAGTAGTCGTGAAGGATTTTCTTACTATGGGAAACCAGTGGAACCTATTGACTTTGAAAATATTTATGTCCGATTCTACGATGGTGACTTTCGCATTGTGTACTACCAATTGGCAGGCATTGTCAATGTTTGTCCTATTGTGCTGGTGCGCAAGGAAATCATAATGTAA